A single genomic interval of Primulina huaijiensis isolate GDHJ02 chromosome 7, ASM1229523v2, whole genome shotgun sequence harbors:
- the LOC140981650 gene encoding uncharacterized protein, translating into MDALASSAAFRPPVLDGSDYAFWKVNMRIPQISTQRKSMPSISVGDNMFSLITNCTYAKDAWDILQKYCEGSKSVRRTKLRMLASKFESLGMKENETIVEYDRRLRDIANKAFSLGDPLSSERLVNKELRSLPERFNFKICAIDESKDTFTLNLED; encoded by the exons ATGGACGCATTGGCTTCAAGTGCTGCCTTTAGACCACCGGTCTTGGATGGATCGGATTATGCGTTTTGGAAAGTCAACATGAGGAT ACCTCAAATTTCAACTCAAAGAAAATCAATGCCATCTATCTCTGTTGGTGACAACATGTTCAGCCTTATTACCAATTGCACATATGCCAAAGACGCTTGGGACATTCTCCAAAAATACTGTGAAGGATCAAAAAGTGTTCGTAGAACTAAACTGAGGATGCTGGCCTCCAAATTTGAGAGTCTCGGGATGAAAGAAAATGAGACCATTGTTGAGTATGATCGAAGACTTCGGGACATAGCTAATAAAGCTTTTAGTCTCGGTGACCCTTTGTCTAGTGAAAGGCTTGTCAACAAGGAATTGAGATCCCTTCCAGAACGATTTAACTTCAAGATCTGTGCTATTGATGAGTCAAAGGACACATTTACGTTGAATCTAGAAGATTAG